Proteins from a single region of Gordonia hongkongensis:
- a CDS encoding Hsp70 family protein, which yields MIVGFDFGTTNSLISVVSGDRVIDSLDESGLPYPSVVRYEGEDVVVGRGAREALEEVGLGVHGNTVRSPKFLLGQEAVTVGGVERSPIDIVADVIRHVRSESLTRSRRKALGAANRAVVTIPVNMNGPRRAALREAFAQADISIAQFVHEPFAALYGYIRGSDDPQSLVRKLRGRNVLVVDWGGGTLDLTLCRVEPGRIVQLRNGATEDVGGDQFDQVIRDEVVGRFAIRHGIEDTDVPTPEARLRLLQSAERNKIDLSERPVVTFYTPGYFPQSDTALEYSLSRTELDEITRRLVVSGIGKIDSLLESVGVAPGQISLCLVAGGMAAMPSIRSSLHEMFGPERVVIPKNSATIVSQGAAWIAHDSQTLVLAKQIELEMARGSRLPLLRAGTPMPSDGDVRHERFDLYCTDPTDGTAKFSIVTPTAIADQPQASDPRTFLGTTTVKVDTTAPPLVERLNLNVEIDDDLILHVNAFSTQRADRSKASYFDLEFGIALPNDDNTDPASKTDQPADPPKGGLVVRANVAAEKDDDLIPGDVLYKSKPHAFARMPGRYQATEDQRLEHLYYKPCAVCKRHWGDPACRCATAS from the coding sequence GTGATAGTCGGATTCGATTTTGGCACGACCAATAGCTTGATTTCTGTCGTCTCGGGCGACAGAGTGATCGACTCCCTTGATGAATCTGGACTCCCGTACCCATCCGTAGTCCGTTATGAAGGCGAGGACGTGGTTGTAGGCCGCGGAGCACGGGAGGCGCTTGAGGAGGTCGGCTTGGGCGTTCACGGCAATACGGTGCGCTCCCCAAAGTTCCTGCTGGGGCAGGAAGCCGTGACCGTGGGTGGCGTGGAGCGCAGCCCAATCGATATCGTTGCAGATGTCATTCGTCATGTGCGCTCTGAATCTTTGACGCGTAGTCGCAGGAAAGCGTTGGGTGCAGCGAACCGCGCAGTGGTCACTATCCCCGTGAACATGAACGGGCCACGTCGCGCAGCACTTCGCGAGGCTTTTGCTCAGGCTGACATCTCAATCGCACAGTTTGTCCATGAACCATTTGCCGCACTGTACGGATACATCCGCGGATCGGACGACCCGCAAAGTCTCGTCCGAAAACTCAGAGGCCGCAACGTGCTTGTCGTCGACTGGGGTGGCGGCACTCTCGACTTGACGCTGTGCAGGGTTGAGCCTGGAAGAATAGTTCAGTTACGCAACGGCGCAACAGAGGACGTCGGGGGAGATCAGTTCGACCAGGTGATTCGCGATGAAGTAGTGGGCCGCTTCGCTATTCGCCACGGCATCGAAGACACCGACGTGCCCACCCCAGAAGCTCGCTTACGACTGCTTCAGAGCGCCGAACGGAACAAGATCGATCTTTCCGAGAGGCCAGTCGTCACGTTCTACACTCCTGGCTACTTTCCACAATCTGACACGGCACTTGAGTACTCACTGAGCCGGACAGAGCTCGATGAGATTACAAGGCGTCTAGTCGTGTCCGGGATAGGAAAGATCGATTCACTGCTTGAGAGCGTCGGCGTGGCACCCGGCCAGATCTCGCTATGCCTCGTGGCGGGCGGGATGGCCGCAATGCCAAGCATTCGCAGCAGTCTTCACGAGATGTTTGGACCTGAACGAGTTGTAATCCCAAAGAACAGCGCGACCATAGTGTCGCAGGGAGCCGCATGGATCGCCCACGATTCGCAGACTCTGGTGCTAGCCAAGCAGATCGAGCTCGAGATGGCACGCGGGTCCAGGCTCCCACTGTTACGCGCTGGCACACCGATGCCCAGCGACGGGGACGTCCGGCACGAGCGATTTGATCTTTACTGCACTGATCCAACCGACGGGACCGCCAAATTCTCGATAGTCACTCCCACAGCGATCGCTGATCAACCGCAAGCCAGCGATCCCCGAACATTCCTGGGCACAACAACTGTGAAGGTGGACACGACAGCACCACCACTTGTCGAACGACTCAACCTCAACGTCGAAATCGACGATGACCTGATCCTGCATGTCAATGCATTCTCGACGCAACGCGCAGATCGCTCGAAGGCATCATATTTCGACCTTGAGTTTGGGATCGCCCTTCCGAACGACGACAACACAGACCCGGCAAGCAAAACGGATCAGCCTGCAGACCCGCCCAAAGGAGGACTTGTCGTCCGAGCGAATGTCGCTGCCGAGAAGGACGACGACCTGATCCCGGGAGACGTTCTTTACAAGAGCAAGCCTCATGCATTTGCCCGCATGCCGGGACGCTACCAAGCGACCGAGGACCAGAGGCTCGAGCACCTCTATTACAAACCGTGCGCAGTCTGTAAGAGGCACTGGGGCGACCCCGCGTGCAGGTGCGCTACCGCGAGCTGA
- the dnaB gene encoding replicative DNA helicase has product MAVVDDRGRGPAAGGRGREDEIPAEDFGRQPPQDLAAEQSVLGGMLLSKDAVADVVEKIRTGDFYRPAHQAVFEAILTLYSKGEPADAVTVAAELERAGELKRIGGAPYLHTLISTVPTAANAGYYAEIVAEKALLRRLVEAGTRIVQYGYAGADGQDVAEVVDRAQAEVYEVTEKRTAEDYVPLEDLLQPTMDEIDSIASRGGISLGVPTGFADFDKLTNGLHPGQMIIVAARPGVGKALALDTPLPTPTGWTTMGKVGVGDLLLDAHGRPTRVVAATEVMTERPCYEIEFNDGATIVADEQHQWAAEIDGERRVITTAGLRAHVGCAVVRNTAPLELPRKRFAYGPYTVAALAGMAFDDPEISMRIDAEGPVDVMTLMADLGGRIPYEYLRGSIAQRRALLAGLLDARASVDDDGWITVPAATRHMTAVVADLVAGLGFNYKRSATGWLRVDADEDVFTVHHKAIRHKELRRRAGVRRVVAVRPVDPVPVRCVQVDNADHLYLAGEAMVPTHNSTLAMDFLRSAAIGHGLTAAMFSLEMSKTEIVMRLLSAEAKIKLADMRAGTMSDDDWTRLARRMGEISEAPFFIDDSPNLTMMEIRAKARRLKQRHDLKVVAVDYMQLMTSGKKVESRQQEVSEFSRQLKLLAKELEVPVIAISQLNRGPEQRTDKKPQVSDLRESGSLEQDADMVILLHRPDSIERDDPRAGEADIIVGKHRNGPTATITVAHQLHLSRFVDMARG; this is encoded by the coding sequence GTGGCTGTTGTGGATGACCGCGGGCGCGGCCCCGCCGCCGGAGGGCGAGGCCGGGAAGACGAGATCCCCGCCGAGGACTTCGGTAGGCAGCCTCCGCAGGACCTCGCCGCCGAGCAGTCGGTGCTCGGTGGCATGTTGCTGTCCAAGGACGCGGTCGCCGACGTCGTCGAGAAGATCCGCACCGGCGACTTCTACCGTCCGGCCCATCAGGCGGTCTTCGAGGCGATCCTCACCCTGTACTCGAAAGGCGAGCCCGCCGACGCGGTGACGGTCGCCGCGGAACTCGAGCGGGCGGGCGAGCTCAAGCGCATCGGTGGTGCGCCGTACCTGCACACGCTGATCTCCACTGTGCCCACCGCGGCGAACGCCGGCTACTACGCCGAGATCGTCGCCGAGAAGGCATTGCTGCGTCGACTCGTGGAGGCCGGCACACGCATCGTCCAGTACGGCTACGCGGGCGCCGACGGGCAGGATGTCGCCGAGGTGGTCGACCGCGCCCAGGCCGAGGTGTACGAGGTCACCGAGAAGCGCACCGCCGAGGACTATGTCCCGCTCGAGGATCTCTTGCAGCCGACGATGGACGAGATCGACTCCATCGCGTCGCGAGGCGGCATCTCGCTCGGTGTCCCGACCGGCTTCGCCGATTTCGACAAGCTCACCAACGGGCTCCACCCCGGTCAGATGATCATCGTCGCCGCACGTCCTGGTGTCGGCAAGGCGCTCGCGCTCGACACCCCGCTGCCGACGCCCACGGGCTGGACCACGATGGGCAAGGTCGGGGTCGGCGATCTCCTGCTCGACGCCCACGGCCGGCCCACCCGGGTCGTCGCCGCCACCGAGGTGATGACCGAACGGCCCTGCTACGAAATCGAATTCAACGACGGCGCGACGATCGTCGCCGACGAGCAACACCAGTGGGCGGCCGAGATCGACGGCGAGCGGCGGGTCATCACGACCGCCGGCCTGCGGGCGCACGTCGGCTGCGCGGTCGTGCGCAACACCGCGCCGCTCGAGTTGCCGCGCAAGCGGTTCGCGTACGGCCCGTACACGGTGGCGGCGCTGGCCGGGATGGCCTTCGACGATCCCGAGATCAGCATGCGCATCGACGCGGAGGGCCCGGTCGACGTCATGACGCTGATGGCGGACCTCGGTGGCCGGATTCCGTACGAGTATCTCCGTGGTTCGATCGCGCAGCGTCGTGCCCTGCTCGCGGGGTTGCTGGATGCCCGCGCGTCGGTGGACGACGACGGCTGGATCACCGTGCCCGCCGCGACGCGGCACATGACGGCGGTCGTCGCCGACCTCGTGGCCGGCCTCGGTTTCAACTACAAGCGGTCGGCCACGGGGTGGTTGCGCGTCGACGCCGACGAAGATGTGTTCACCGTGCACCACAAGGCGATTCGGCACAAGGAGCTGCGTCGTCGGGCCGGTGTCCGACGCGTCGTCGCCGTTCGTCCCGTCGATCCGGTCCCGGTGCGCTGCGTGCAGGTCGACAACGCCGACCACCTGTATCTCGCGGGTGAAGCGATGGTCCCGACGCACAATTCGACCCTGGCGATGGACTTCCTGCGCTCCGCGGCCATCGGACACGGTCTGACCGCCGCCATGTTCTCGCTGGAGATGAGCAAGACTGAGATCGTCATGCGCCTGCTGTCGGCGGAGGCGAAGATCAAGCTCGCCGACATGCGTGCCGGCACCATGAGCGACGACGACTGGACACGGCTCGCACGTCGAATGGGGGAGATCTCCGAGGCGCCGTTCTTCATCGACGACTCACCCAACCTCACGATGATGGAGATCCGCGCCAAGGCGCGCCGTCTCAAGCAGCGGCACGACCTGAAAGTCGTTGCGGTGGACTACATGCAGCTGATGACGTCGGGCAAGAAGGTAGAGTCCCGCCAGCAGGAGGTCTCGGAGTTCTCCCGTCAGCTCAAGCTGCTGGCCAAGGAACTCGAGGTCCCGGTGATCGCGATCAGTCAGCTGAACCGTGGTCCGGAACAACGTACCGACAAGAAGCCCCAGGTGTCGGATCTTCGTGAGTCCGGCTCGCTGGAGCAGGATGCCGACATGGTCATCCTGCTGCACCGCCCCGACTCCATCGAGCGTGACGACCCGCGAGCAGGCGAGGCCGACATCATCGTTGGCAAGCACCGTAACGGCCCGACCGCCACGATCACCGTGGCCCACCAGTTGCACCTGTCCCGGTTCGTGGACATGGCGCGGGGGTAG
- the rplI gene encoding 50S ribosomal protein L9 — protein sequence MKLILTAAVENLGEAGDIVVVKDGYGRNYLLPRGLAIKATRGAEKQVEGIRRAQEAREVRGLEHANELKQALEGLADVSLDVKTHDSGKLFGSVTAADVAGAIKTAGGPTLDKRSVELPKGHIKATGSYPVVVNLHPQVSATVQLAVVAAS from the coding sequence ATGAAGCTCATCCTCACCGCCGCCGTGGAGAACCTCGGCGAAGCCGGCGACATCGTCGTGGTCAAGGACGGCTACGGCCGCAACTACCTGCTGCCCCGCGGCCTGGCCATCAAGGCCACCCGCGGCGCCGAGAAGCAGGTCGAAGGCATCCGTCGGGCACAGGAGGCCCGCGAGGTCCGCGGTCTCGAGCACGCCAACGAGCTGAAGCAGGCCCTCGAGGGTCTCGCCGACGTCTCGCTGGACGTCAAGACCCACGACTCGGGCAAGCTCTTCGGTTCGGTTACCGCGGCAGACGTCGCCGGTGCCATCAAGACCGCGGGCGGTCCGACCCTCGACAAGCGCAGCGTCGAGCTGCCCAAGGGGCACATCAAGGCCACCGGTAGCTACCCGGTCGTCGTCAACCTGCACCCGCAGGTCTCGGCGACCGTCCAGCTCGCCGTCGTCGCCGCGAGCTGA
- the rpsR gene encoding 30S ribosomal protein S18, with amino-acid sequence MAKAKPSRKPRVEKVTKTKACSFCKDKKAVIDYKDTALLRRFLSDRGKIRSRRVTGNCVQHQRDVAVAVKNSREVALLPFTSTSR; translated from the coding sequence ATGGCAAAGGCAAAGCCGAGCCGGAAGCCTCGCGTCGAGAAGGTCACCAAGACCAAGGCGTGCAGCTTCTGCAAGGACAAGAAGGCCGTCATCGACTACAAGGACACCGCGCTGCTGCGTCGTTTCCTGTCCGACCGGGGCAAGATCCGGTCGCGTCGCGTGACCGGTAACTGCGTGCAGCATCAGCGCGACGTCGCTGTGGCAGTGAAGAACTCGCGTGAGGTGGCCCTGCTGCCCTTCACCTCGACCAGCCGATAA
- a CDS encoding single-stranded DNA-binding protein: MAGDTVITVIGNLTADPELRFTPSGAAVANFTVASTPRTFDRQTNEWKDGEALFLRCNIWRDAAENVTESLTKGSRVIVQGRLKQRSYETKEGERRTVVELEVDEIGPSLRYATAKVNRASRGGGGGGGGFGSGGGGGRGGGSNQQVADDPWGSAPASNSGGSFGGGDDEPPF, encoded by the coding sequence ATGGCAGGCGACACGGTCATCACCGTCATCGGCAATCTGACCGCCGACCCGGAACTGCGGTTCACGCCGTCCGGCGCAGCGGTTGCCAACTTCACGGTGGCTTCCACCCCGCGCACCTTCGACCGCCAGACCAACGAGTGGAAGGACGGCGAAGCGCTGTTCCTCCGCTGCAACATCTGGCGCGACGCCGCGGAGAACGTGACCGAAAGCCTGACCAAGGGCTCCCGGGTGATCGTGCAGGGACGGCTCAAGCAGCGGTCCTACGAAACCAAAGAGGGTGAACGACGCACGGTCGTGGAACTCGAGGTCGACGAGATCGGCCCCTCGCTGCGCTACGCCACCGCCAAGGTCAATCGGGCCTCGCGCGGCGGTGGCGGTGGCGGCGGTGGATTCGGATCGGGCGGCGGCGGTGGCCGCGGCGGCGGTTCGAACCAGCAGGTTGCCGACGATCCCTGGGGCAGCGCGCCTGCCAGCAACAGCGGGGGATCGTTCGGCGGCGGGGACGACGAACCACCTTTCTGA
- the rpsF gene encoding 30S ribosomal protein S6: MRHYELMVILDPNLDERTVAPSLDTFLNVVRKDGGSVDGVDIWGKRRLAYEILKHNEGIYAVIDLNAEPATVSELDRQLKLNESVLRTKVLRK, encoded by the coding sequence ATGCGTCACTACGAATTGATGGTCATCCTCGATCCGAATCTGGACGAGCGCACCGTCGCACCCTCACTCGATACTTTCCTCAACGTTGTCCGTAAGGACGGCGGTTCGGTGGACGGCGTCGACATCTGGGGCAAGCGCCGACTCGCCTACGAGATCCTCAAGCACAACGAGGGCATCTACGCCGTCATCGATCTCAATGCCGAGCCCGCCACGGTCTCCGAGCTCGATCGTCAGCTGAAGCTGAACGAGTCGGTTCTGCGCACCAAGGTCCTGCGGAAGTAA
- a CDS encoding GNAT family N-acetyltransferase translates to MTSWLATGPLVHGRVTLRPISIEDIGPLARVVDDPTRFRWVPGVPTDEDSARRFVDSALRSRVAFAVVDNTDGSVVGSTSFYDIDEANRAACIGYTFYSERVQGTAVNPTAKFLLMRHAFEERGAVRLTWHTHENNTQSRAAITKLGANFEGLLRKHRRFGDGWRTTALYAMTDDEWPSARDRLLQRISP, encoded by the coding sequence ATGACTTCCTGGTTGGCGACCGGCCCCCTGGTGCACGGACGAGTCACGTTGCGACCGATCAGCATCGAGGACATCGGACCGTTGGCGCGCGTGGTCGACGACCCGACCCGATTCCGGTGGGTCCCCGGAGTGCCGACGGACGAGGACAGTGCCCGCCGGTTCGTCGACTCGGCGCTCCGTTCCCGGGTGGCGTTCGCCGTGGTCGACAACACCGACGGCAGTGTCGTCGGGTCGACGAGTTTCTACGACATCGACGAGGCCAACCGGGCAGCTTGCATCGGGTACACCTTCTACAGCGAACGCGTCCAGGGAACCGCGGTGAACCCCACCGCCAAGTTCCTGCTGATGCGCCATGCGTTCGAGGAGCGCGGCGCCGTCCGCCTCACCTGGCACACCCACGAGAACAACACTCAGTCCCGCGCCGCGATCACCAAACTGGGTGCCAACTTCGAGGGTCTGCTGCGCAAGCACCGCCGATTCGGCGACGGCTGGCGCACGACCGCCTTGTACGCGATGACCGACGACGAGTGGCCGTCGGCGAGAGATCGCCTGTTACAACGAATCTCTCCCTGA
- a CDS encoding glycosyltransferase family 87 protein, giving the protein MATSAAYPAAVETVAEESLNRPSADPDPADSAASGSEPVWDSPAPLAIDQRVDDARVLPTRTDGLVREASSLVGGPVGAHAVIGRGRRLTPLRVLFALALCGLALGWFGKAGCLQQAPADSGANGASAEMRLDWDDQRQFTNLCYSDVISLFGAERLNRGALPYRDFWFQEGSEGETIKRYMEYPVVTGMFMYGAAQLTQGWVWAEANWGVPGALDVVLFFTIAALALAAFWLVTVWATALTARTRMWTVWLVALSPLVVVHAFTNFDAIATAAVAVALLAWSREKFWVAGLFIGLGAAAKLYPALLLVVLGALCLRSGRVREFGITAATAIGAWLAVNLPILIPFPTGWWEFFRFNGDRSADPDTIYRIVADSAGFTWNIGYLNALSVGLTVAVIAAVAAIGILAPHRPRVAQMTFLAVAGFLLVNKVWSPQYSLWLVPLAVLAIPHTRLLLAWMTLDALIWVPRMSLFLEAERRWLPDQWFTAAVVLRGLMVLVLCAVVLWQIWHPRDDLVRRGNDGRWYDDPAGGVLDGAPDRIGRRARTLGTADGPREPAPVGG; this is encoded by the coding sequence GTGGCGACCTCGGCGGCATACCCGGCGGCGGTGGAGACGGTGGCGGAGGAGTCCCTGAACCGCCCATCGGCTGACCCGGACCCGGCCGACTCCGCGGCGAGCGGCTCCGAACCCGTCTGGGACAGCCCTGCACCACTGGCGATCGATCAGCGCGTCGATGACGCGCGCGTCCTCCCGACGCGCACGGACGGTCTGGTGCGAGAGGCGAGTTCGCTCGTCGGTGGGCCGGTCGGGGCACACGCCGTCATCGGGCGGGGTCGGCGTCTGACACCGCTGCGAGTGTTGTTCGCGCTCGCGTTGTGCGGACTCGCGCTCGGCTGGTTCGGCAAGGCCGGGTGTCTGCAGCAGGCGCCGGCCGACTCCGGGGCCAACGGCGCGAGCGCCGAGATGCGACTCGACTGGGACGATCAGCGCCAGTTCACCAACCTCTGCTACTCCGACGTGATCAGCCTGTTCGGGGCGGAACGCCTCAACCGGGGAGCGCTGCCCTACCGCGACTTCTGGTTCCAGGAGGGCTCCGAAGGCGAGACCATCAAGCGGTACATGGAGTATCCGGTCGTCACCGGGATGTTCATGTACGGCGCGGCGCAGCTGACGCAGGGCTGGGTCTGGGCCGAGGCCAACTGGGGTGTCCCCGGCGCGCTCGACGTCGTGCTGTTCTTCACCATCGCCGCCCTGGCGTTGGCGGCGTTCTGGCTCGTGACCGTCTGGGCGACGGCCCTCACCGCGCGAACCCGCATGTGGACGGTATGGCTGGTGGCGCTGTCCCCCCTCGTCGTCGTCCACGCGTTCACCAACTTCGACGCCATCGCCACCGCGGCCGTCGCGGTGGCCCTGCTGGCCTGGTCGCGGGAGAAATTCTGGGTGGCCGGCCTGTTCATCGGGCTCGGCGCGGCCGCGAAGCTGTATCCCGCACTCCTGTTGGTGGTGCTGGGTGCGCTCTGTCTGCGCAGCGGGAGAGTCCGCGAGTTCGGGATCACGGCTGCGACGGCGATCGGCGCCTGGCTGGCGGTCAACCTGCCGATCCTGATCCCGTTCCCGACGGGGTGGTGGGAGTTCTTCCGATTCAACGGCGATCGGTCGGCGGACCCCGACACCATCTACCGGATCGTGGCCGACTCGGCTGGTTTCACATGGAACATCGGTTATCTGAACGCGTTGTCGGTGGGGTTGACGGTCGCCGTGATCGCGGCGGTGGCCGCGATCGGAATCCTCGCGCCGCACCGACCCCGCGTGGCCCAGATGACCTTTCTCGCGGTGGCGGGGTTCCTGCTGGTGAACAAGGTGTGGAGTCCCCAGTACTCGCTGTGGCTGGTTCCGCTTGCCGTGCTTGCCATTCCACATACTCGACTGCTGCTGGCCTGGATGACGCTCGACGCCCTGATCTGGGTGCCGCGGATGAGTCTGTTCCTGGAGGCCGAACGTCGCTGGCTTCCCGACCAGTGGTTCACCGCCGCCGTCGTGCTCCGCGGACTGATGGTGCTGGTCCTCTGTGCCGTCGTCCTCTGGCAGATCTGGCATCCGCGCGACGACCTCGTCCGCCGCGGGAACGACGGCCGATGGTACGACGACCCGGCCGGTGGTGTCCTCGACGGTGCTCCCGACCGGATCGGCCGCCGGGCGAGGACGCTCGGCACCGCGGATGGTCCTCGGGAACCGGCCCCGGTGGGCGGATGA